A genomic region of Cydia strobilella chromosome 12, ilCydStro3.1, whole genome shotgun sequence contains the following coding sequences:
- the LOC134746172 gene encoding bifunctional coenzyme A synthase isoform X1, with the protein MFSFNLSLSFIVVLLSLLISYIFVVLNNNSDIKMGKNGLLFVSNAAKAHNYCLKASQFVQKVLYIKINENSFNTLPVLSSQISNIYTRTSSYSKLDVRLIIKPMETVKNIRTYHPIDLVLYDNELSSEIEKLKKSVESLKTDYRIQSIGQEGDLESIPQEPVKQYEYVALGGTFDRLHNGHKILLSQAVLRSTKHVTVGVTDVNMIQYKRFITAKKLFELIEPTETRIRAVLDFLTDINPDLEYNVLPIHDLYGPTKDDPKFQLIVVSEETQRGAQKINEKRKENGLPLLDTYVIGLAQDSSPQRFHEEEEKVSSSNQRMRLLGTMLRPPVENNNIPAWPYVIGLAGGIASGKSNIAEKLRLKGAAIVNCDTIAHDLYKPGLPLNQTVADAFGGDIITDSGEVDRRKLGQIVFSDKVQLEKLNRLVWPAVIEEAQRRVQALGQEGYRVVVMEAAVMVRAKWYNQCHQLWAVIIPPEEAIKRLQERNGLTEEEARQRIESQPSNQEQVSQANMVFSPYWSYEYTQMQIDRAWQHLQELLDSRTCNC; encoded by the exons ATGTTTAGCTTTAATCTCAGCCTTTCGTTTATTGTGGTATTGCTATCATTACTCATATCCTATATCTTTGTCGTGTTGAACAATAATTCAG ATATCAAAATGGGAAAAAATGGTTTATTGTTTGTGTCAAATGCTGCAAAAGCGCACAATTATTGCTTGAAGGCCTCACAGTTTGTTCAAAAAGTGCTGTACATAAAGATTAATGAAAATTCTTTTAATACCTTGCCAGTTCTTAGTAGCCAGATATCTAATATTTATACAAGG ACATCATCATATTCCAAATTGGATGTTCGGTTGATAATTAAACCTATGGAAACAGTTAAAAATATTAGGACATATCACCCCATTGACCTAGTACTCTATGATAATGAGCTATCCTCAGAGATAGAAAAGCTGAAGAAATCAGTGGAGAGCCTTAAAACTGACTATCGGATACAAAgcattg GACAAGAGGGTGACCTTGAAAGTATACCTCAAGAGCCTGTAAAGCAATATGAGTATGTGGCACTGGGTGGGACATTCGACCGGCTCCACAATGGGCACAAAATCCTCCTGTCACAGGCTGTGCTGCGCTCGACCAAGCATGTCACTGTGGGGGTTACCGATGTTAACATGATTCAGT ataaacgttttattacagCCAAAAAGCTCTTTGAATTGATAGAACCGACGGAAACGAGAATCAGAGCTGTGTTAGATTTCCTTACTGATATAAATCCCGACCTAGAGTACAATGTGCTACCCATACATGATTTGTATGGACCCACCAAAGATGACCCTAAGTTTCAG TTAATAGTAGTAAGCGAAGAAACCCAACGCGGCGCGCAAAAAATCAACGAAAAGCGAAAAGAGAACGGTCTGCCATTATTAGACACTTACGTCATCGGCCTCGCCCAGGACTCGAGTCCGCAGCGCTTTCACGAAGAGGAAGAGAAAGTGAGCTCCAGTAACCAGAGGATGCGGTTACTGGGCACCATGCTTAGGCCGCCTGTG GAGAACAACAATATACCCGCGTGGCCTTATGTGATCGGACTGGCTGGTGGCATCGCCAGTGGAAAGAGCAATATTGCCGAGAAATTAAG ATTAAAAGGCGCCGCCATTGTGAACTGTGATACGATAGCTCATGACTTATACAAGCCAGGGTTACCGCTGAATCAGACGGTGGCTGATGCCTTCGGGGGCGACATTATCACGGACAGCGGCGAGGTGGACAGGCGGAAACTGGGGCAGATCGTGTTTAGCGATAAG GTGCAATTAGAAAAGTTGAACCGACTGGTATGGCCAGCGGTGATCGAGGAGGCCCAGAGAAGAGTTCAGGCTCTCGGGCAGGAAGGGTACAGGGTGGTGGTGATGGAGGCGGCCGTGATGGTGCGCGCCAAGTGGTACAACCAGTGTCATCAGCTGTGGGCCGTCATAATACCGCCAGAAGAG GCGATCAAAAGACTACAAGAGCGCAACGGCCTTACAGAAGAAGAAGCGAGACAACGCATTGAATCCCAGCCTTCAAACCAAGAGCAAGTGTCGCAAGCTAACATGGTGTTCAGCCCCTATTGGAGCTACGAGTACACGCAGATGCAGATCGATCGCGCATGGCAACACTTACAGGAGTTATTGGATAGCAGGACGTGTAACTGCTAa
- the LOC134745867 gene encoding uncharacterized protein LOC134745867, whose product MGHWSDMFYSLSKLPLLTHTISNIENEDHDIEDTVPYHSNIIVIYCLNFEEFDESLTKTTESPYWHPLGNVVVLFRTILNDITIAKIFFILWYFKSPNAAIIQYDDDKEVLYLSSFEPYVYENYTLPLVFGCWTTKKIGIPIDGFQNGFACEEGCYNVSSQSKFRANNLGTCIGFYTRSIPYSELKIVTILDLFEPKGKNLHGFPLRAFTSEVKPFLTIEEKANNTYSIGARDGELWKAIAEVMNFTIDLSPSASVMKLPFNFELNIQQIFSFGHRKADLFLIPIYQMDLIIVALDQTFIIADSGVCLAAPRAEYETILFDFKLLQNNYTMIINFILSFLGSWIVFSVFNFAEKGDISLDQIGKDFLNCIRNILIISLLKPPKKGSFRIFLGFSLWSYFILNFASQAAITSFFTAMKKGKEVETFEDVIEKGYIIEGFASPDVVLPDTEDKFRKINSKLVPINNLFTCIERMKNDSRRFCLIDCEVGRYLERNELNYKGQQYLHIIKDKIHNHYLNMVFPKHSPMTEHFNKHMMAIFEGGLVRKWEQYRFSELKQEIPVKPLGTEELSSIFKCYFLFLGFTFMLFVAEVTFGNLNKIIKRKTCSYSK is encoded by the coding sequence ATGGGGCATTGGTCAGACATGTTTTATAGTCTGAGTAAGTTACCTCTGTTAACACACACAATATCGAACATTGAAAACGAAGATCATGATATAGAAGATACCGTACCATATCATTCAAATATTATTGTTATCTATTGTTTAAACTTTGAAGAATTTGATGAGTCTTTAACAAAGACAACAGAAAGTCCGTATTGGCATCCTTTAGGAAATGTTGTTGTTCTGTTTAGAACAATTCTAAACGACATAACTATAgcaaaaatattctttattttgtGGTATTTCAAATCTCCTAATGCTGCAATAATACAATATGACGATGACAAAGAAGTACTATATTTGTCAAGTTTTGAGCCTTATGTGTACGAAAATTACACACTTCCATTAGTATTTGGGTGTTGGACTACGAAAAAAATCGGCATACCAATTGATGGTTTTCAAAATGGATTCGCGTGTGAAGAAGGATGTTATAATGTATCTTCCCAATCAAAGTTTCGAGCTAACAATCTGGGCACCTGCATTGGATTTTATACTCGATCGATACCCTACAGTGAGTTAAAAATTGTAACCATTCTTGATTTGTTTGAGCCCAAAGGCAAAAATCTCCACGGGTTTCCTCTACGAGCGTTTACGTCAGAAGTTAAACCATTTCTTACAATAGAAGAGAAAGCGAATAATACATATTCAATTGGAGCAAGAGATGGAGAGTTGTGGAAAGCTATAGCAGAAGTCATGAATTTCACCATTGATCTATCTCCGAGCGCTAGCGTCATGAAACTACCATTTAATTTCGAATTAAATATCCAACAAATTTTCTCATTCGGGCATAGGAAGGCAGATCTTTTCCTTATACCAATATATCAAATGGATTTAATAATTGTAGCATTGGATCAAACATTTATCATAGCTGATAGTGGAGTTTGTTTAGCAGCTCCTAGAGCAGAATACGaaactattttatttgattttaaactCTTACAGAACAATTACACCATGAtcataaatttcattttaagttttttaggaTCTTGGATAGTGTTTTCAGTTTTCAATTTTGCAGAAAAAGGTGACATAAGTTTAGATCAAATAGGCAAGGATTTCCTAAATTGTATACGAAATATTctaattatttcattgttaAAACCTCCTAAAAAGGGGTCCTTTCGAATATTTTTAGGCTTTAGTCTGTGGAGCTACTTCATTTTAAATTTCGCCTCTCAAGCAGCTATTACTTCTTTTTTCACGGCCATGAAGAAAGGAAAGGAAGTAGAAACTTTCGAGGATGTAATTGAAAAGGGATATATTATTGAAGGTTTTGCATCACCAGATGTAGTCCTTCCAGATACAGAAGACAAATTTAGAAAGATTAACTCCAAATTAGTAccaattaacaatttatttacatgtaTAGAAAGAATGAAAAATGACAGCAGGAGATTTTGTCTCATAGATTGTGAAGTGGGACGGTATTTGGAAAGAaatgaattaaattataaaggtcaacaatatttacatataattaaaGACAAAATACATAATCACTATTTAAATATGGTATTTCCTAAACATTCTCCCATGACGGAGCATTTTAACAAACATATGATGGCAATATTTGAAGGGGGTCTTGTAAGAAAATGGGAACAATATCGTTTTAGTGAACTAAAACAAGAGATTCCAGTAAAGCCTTTAGGCACGGAAGAACTTTCAAGTATTTTTAAATgctattttctttttttgggttttacttttatgttgtttgttgcCGAAGTAACCTTTggtaatttaaacaaaattataaaaagaaagACATGTAGCTACTCAAAGTGA
- the LOC134746172 gene encoding bifunctional coenzyme A synthase isoform X2, with amino-acid sequence MFSFNLSLSFIVVLLSLLISYIFVVLNNNSDIKMGKNGLLFVSNAAKAHNYCLKASQFVQKVLYIKINENSFNTLPVLSSQISNIYTRTSSYSKLDVRLIIKPMETVKNIRTYHPIDLVLYDNELSSEIEKLKKSVESLKTDYRIQSIGQEGDLESIPQEPVKQYEYVALGGTFDRLHNGHKILLSQAVLRSTKHVTVGVTDVNMIQSKKLFELIEPTETRIRAVLDFLTDINPDLEYNVLPIHDLYGPTKDDPKFQLIVVSEETQRGAQKINEKRKENGLPLLDTYVIGLAQDSSPQRFHEEEEKVSSSNQRMRLLGTMLRPPVENNNIPAWPYVIGLAGGIASGKSNIAEKLRLKGAAIVNCDTIAHDLYKPGLPLNQTVADAFGGDIITDSGEVDRRKLGQIVFSDKVQLEKLNRLVWPAVIEEAQRRVQALGQEGYRVVVMEAAVMVRAKWYNQCHQLWAVIIPPEEAIKRLQERNGLTEEEARQRIESQPSNQEQVSQANMVFSPYWSYEYTQMQIDRAWQHLQELLDSRTCNC; translated from the exons ATGTTTAGCTTTAATCTCAGCCTTTCGTTTATTGTGGTATTGCTATCATTACTCATATCCTATATCTTTGTCGTGTTGAACAATAATTCAG ATATCAAAATGGGAAAAAATGGTTTATTGTTTGTGTCAAATGCTGCAAAAGCGCACAATTATTGCTTGAAGGCCTCACAGTTTGTTCAAAAAGTGCTGTACATAAAGATTAATGAAAATTCTTTTAATACCTTGCCAGTTCTTAGTAGCCAGATATCTAATATTTATACAAGG ACATCATCATATTCCAAATTGGATGTTCGGTTGATAATTAAACCTATGGAAACAGTTAAAAATATTAGGACATATCACCCCATTGACCTAGTACTCTATGATAATGAGCTATCCTCAGAGATAGAAAAGCTGAAGAAATCAGTGGAGAGCCTTAAAACTGACTATCGGATACAAAgcattg GACAAGAGGGTGACCTTGAAAGTATACCTCAAGAGCCTGTAAAGCAATATGAGTATGTGGCACTGGGTGGGACATTCGACCGGCTCCACAATGGGCACAAAATCCTCCTGTCACAGGCTGTGCTGCGCTCGACCAAGCATGTCACTGTGGGGGTTACCGATGTTAACATGATTCAGT CCAAAAAGCTCTTTGAATTGATAGAACCGACGGAAACGAGAATCAGAGCTGTGTTAGATTTCCTTACTGATATAAATCCCGACCTAGAGTACAATGTGCTACCCATACATGATTTGTATGGACCCACCAAAGATGACCCTAAGTTTCAG TTAATAGTAGTAAGCGAAGAAACCCAACGCGGCGCGCAAAAAATCAACGAAAAGCGAAAAGAGAACGGTCTGCCATTATTAGACACTTACGTCATCGGCCTCGCCCAGGACTCGAGTCCGCAGCGCTTTCACGAAGAGGAAGAGAAAGTGAGCTCCAGTAACCAGAGGATGCGGTTACTGGGCACCATGCTTAGGCCGCCTGTG GAGAACAACAATATACCCGCGTGGCCTTATGTGATCGGACTGGCTGGTGGCATCGCCAGTGGAAAGAGCAATATTGCCGAGAAATTAAG ATTAAAAGGCGCCGCCATTGTGAACTGTGATACGATAGCTCATGACTTATACAAGCCAGGGTTACCGCTGAATCAGACGGTGGCTGATGCCTTCGGGGGCGACATTATCACGGACAGCGGCGAGGTGGACAGGCGGAAACTGGGGCAGATCGTGTTTAGCGATAAG GTGCAATTAGAAAAGTTGAACCGACTGGTATGGCCAGCGGTGATCGAGGAGGCCCAGAGAAGAGTTCAGGCTCTCGGGCAGGAAGGGTACAGGGTGGTGGTGATGGAGGCGGCCGTGATGGTGCGCGCCAAGTGGTACAACCAGTGTCATCAGCTGTGGGCCGTCATAATACCGCCAGAAGAG GCGATCAAAAGACTACAAGAGCGCAACGGCCTTACAGAAGAAGAAGCGAGACAACGCATTGAATCCCAGCCTTCAAACCAAGAGCAAGTGTCGCAAGCTAACATGGTGTTCAGCCCCTATTGGAGCTACGAGTACACGCAGATGCAGATCGATCGCGCATGGCAACACTTACAGGAGTTATTGGATAGCAGGACGTGTAACTGCTAa
- the LOC134746172 gene encoding bifunctional coenzyme A synthase isoform X3, producing MGKNGLLFVSNAAKAHNYCLKASQFVQKVLYIKINENSFNTLPVLSSQISNIYTRTSSYSKLDVRLIIKPMETVKNIRTYHPIDLVLYDNELSSEIEKLKKSVESLKTDYRIQSIGQEGDLESIPQEPVKQYEYVALGGTFDRLHNGHKILLSQAVLRSTKHVTVGVTDVNMIQYKRFITAKKLFELIEPTETRIRAVLDFLTDINPDLEYNVLPIHDLYGPTKDDPKFQLIVVSEETQRGAQKINEKRKENGLPLLDTYVIGLAQDSSPQRFHEEEEKVSSSNQRMRLLGTMLRPPVENNNIPAWPYVIGLAGGIASGKSNIAEKLRLKGAAIVNCDTIAHDLYKPGLPLNQTVADAFGGDIITDSGEVDRRKLGQIVFSDKVQLEKLNRLVWPAVIEEAQRRVQALGQEGYRVVVMEAAVMVRAKWYNQCHQLWAVIIPPEEAIKRLQERNGLTEEEARQRIESQPSNQEQVSQANMVFSPYWSYEYTQMQIDRAWQHLQELLDSRTCNC from the exons ATGGGAAAAAATGGTTTATTGTTTGTGTCAAATGCTGCAAAAGCGCACAATTATTGCTTGAAGGCCTCACAGTTTGTTCAAAAAGTGCTGTACATAAAGATTAATGAAAATTCTTTTAATACCTTGCCAGTTCTTAGTAGCCAGATATCTAATATTTATACAAGG ACATCATCATATTCCAAATTGGATGTTCGGTTGATAATTAAACCTATGGAAACAGTTAAAAATATTAGGACATATCACCCCATTGACCTAGTACTCTATGATAATGAGCTATCCTCAGAGATAGAAAAGCTGAAGAAATCAGTGGAGAGCCTTAAAACTGACTATCGGATACAAAgcattg GACAAGAGGGTGACCTTGAAAGTATACCTCAAGAGCCTGTAAAGCAATATGAGTATGTGGCACTGGGTGGGACATTCGACCGGCTCCACAATGGGCACAAAATCCTCCTGTCACAGGCTGTGCTGCGCTCGACCAAGCATGTCACTGTGGGGGTTACCGATGTTAACATGATTCAGT ataaacgttttattacagCCAAAAAGCTCTTTGAATTGATAGAACCGACGGAAACGAGAATCAGAGCTGTGTTAGATTTCCTTACTGATATAAATCCCGACCTAGAGTACAATGTGCTACCCATACATGATTTGTATGGACCCACCAAAGATGACCCTAAGTTTCAG TTAATAGTAGTAAGCGAAGAAACCCAACGCGGCGCGCAAAAAATCAACGAAAAGCGAAAAGAGAACGGTCTGCCATTATTAGACACTTACGTCATCGGCCTCGCCCAGGACTCGAGTCCGCAGCGCTTTCACGAAGAGGAAGAGAAAGTGAGCTCCAGTAACCAGAGGATGCGGTTACTGGGCACCATGCTTAGGCCGCCTGTG GAGAACAACAATATACCCGCGTGGCCTTATGTGATCGGACTGGCTGGTGGCATCGCCAGTGGAAAGAGCAATATTGCCGAGAAATTAAG ATTAAAAGGCGCCGCCATTGTGAACTGTGATACGATAGCTCATGACTTATACAAGCCAGGGTTACCGCTGAATCAGACGGTGGCTGATGCCTTCGGGGGCGACATTATCACGGACAGCGGCGAGGTGGACAGGCGGAAACTGGGGCAGATCGTGTTTAGCGATAAG GTGCAATTAGAAAAGTTGAACCGACTGGTATGGCCAGCGGTGATCGAGGAGGCCCAGAGAAGAGTTCAGGCTCTCGGGCAGGAAGGGTACAGGGTGGTGGTGATGGAGGCGGCCGTGATGGTGCGCGCCAAGTGGTACAACCAGTGTCATCAGCTGTGGGCCGTCATAATACCGCCAGAAGAG GCGATCAAAAGACTACAAGAGCGCAACGGCCTTACAGAAGAAGAAGCGAGACAACGCATTGAATCCCAGCCTTCAAACCAAGAGCAAGTGTCGCAAGCTAACATGGTGTTCAGCCCCTATTGGAGCTACGAGTACACGCAGATGCAGATCGATCGCGCATGGCAACACTTACAGGAGTTATTGGATAGCAGGACGTGTAACTGCTAa